The Planctomycetota bacterium genome segment GGCCGTTATCAACATACTTCTCGGCGCCGGCCTCGACGTCTTTCTCGACCTTGGCCCGCTCGACGTCCATAAATCGACCGTTGGGCCAGTGTCCGTGCGGACAGAGCACGGCCGGGAACGGTCCTTCACCTTTCGCCGGGCGATACAAGCTGCCGGTGACGAAGTGACCAGGATAGCTTTGCAGATAGACGCGCTCGACGGTATAGCCGTCCTCCGCTACGCGGCCGTGAACGACGGCGCGGGCCGGAGTGCGCGTAGGCATGGGCCAGAGGCCTTGCGAGACGAGAACCTGGCGTCGGACAACGTCGGCGCGATCCTGCCACTCGGCGACCGACTTGGGCACCTCGAACGGAAAGTAACCGTCCAGCGTTTTAAGCGGTTCGAGCCGACGATCCGCCGGCAGTTTTCCGGCGGGCAACACGCGCCCCGACTCGGCAGCGACACGCGACGCCATCAGACCGACAACCGAAACGACGAAAACGCCGCAAACAGCGCGATGCCAAGTGTTCGACACGGAATATCCTCGCAAGGCACGGGAGAGCAGGAACGGGGAAGACGCAAAAACACCAAGCCGGACGATGCCACCTCGAGGCATGAGCATAAAGTCCGACCGACACCGCATCCACTTTTGCCGCTAGCATTTCGCTTTTTATCGCTAGCACATCGCACGAATTGCGGCTTTTCGCGGTGTTTCATCGACCAACTTCCCACGCCAAAATTTTTTCGAGTACGACCAAATTGTCGACGAGCGGCAAGGCGCTGGCGCTATCGCATTAAGTGGCTGTCATCTAAGCACTTACTGATAGCGCTATCGCGCACCCCCTGTTTGTGCGGTAGGCCGAATGTAGCTGTAACTCAATACAAATAAGTGGCTTGGGCCAATCTTGTTGACGCCTGCTGAAATCGCGGTAAGATCACCCCCTTACGCCGTATGTTGTAGCTAGCGCCACCGCCCACTACAATATATAGGTGCCGTTCGTATTGCTCGACCAGCGGCCATCTTACGTCGCTCAACTGGATAGGGCTGCTGCTGGTCTCGTGTGTTACGGAATGGAATCTGTGATCTACCTACGGTATGCTTGTCGATAAGTGTACGTGCGTTCACGTGACGTTTTGGGCCGGTGTGCATTCATTTCCATTTCTTGAATCGGGGGAAGGAAACCCATGTCGAACTTGGGCTCCACTACTGCCAAAGGTAACGCCGCCGTGGCTGAGAACACTCGCCGCAAACCTGCTCGTCGTTTCAACAAGGGTCTGTTGATTGATCCAATCTTCTGTTCGCCCGATGTCGAGGACGTCTACGGCACGGTCGAATGGGAAGTCCGCTCGGCCGCCATCAAGGGCGAAAGCGGCGAAGTGCTGTTCGAGCAGAACAACTGCGAGGTTCCCACGACGTGGAGCCAACTGGCCACCAACGTGGTCTGCAGCAAGTATTTCTATGGCGAGGTCAACACGCCCGAACGCGAATACAGCGTCAAGCAGTTGATCCACCGCGTGGCCCGCACCATTGCCGACTGGGGCATTGCCGACGGCTACTTCCACGGCCGCGCCGACGGCGAGACGTTTTATCGCGAGCTGTCGTGGCTCTGCTTGCACCAGCACGGCGCGTTCAACTCGCCGGTCTGGTTCAACGTCGGCCTGTATCACCAGTACGGCATCAAGGGCGCCCAGTGCAACTGGCACTGGGACAACGAAACCGCCACGGTGACCCAGCCCGAGAACCCGTACGAGTACCCGCAAGGCTCGGCCTGCTTTATCCAAGCGGTGCGCGACGACATGGAAGACATCATGGAGCTCGCCCGCAGCGAGGCCATGTTGTTCAAGTTCGGCTCGGGCACGGGGACCGACTTGTCGACCCTGCGTTCGCATCGCGAGAAGCTGTCGGGCGGTGGCAAGCCGTCGGGCCCGCTGTCGTTCATGCGCGTGTACGATCAGATTGCCGCGGTGGTCAAGAGCGGTGGCAAGACGCGCCGCGCCGCCAAGATGCAGTCGCTCAAGGTCTGGCACCCGGACATCATGGACTTCATCGAATGCAAGTCCAAGGAAGAGCGCAAGGCCAGGATTCTGATTCAGAACGGCTACGACTCGAACTTCAACGGCGAAGCGTACAGTTCGATCATGTATCAGAACGCGAACCTGTCGGTTCGCGTGACGGACGAGTTCATGCAAGCCGTCGTCGAGGACAAGCCTTGGACCACACGTTGGGTCACCGACGCCAATCGCGAAGGCCCGACGTTCCCGGCCCGCGACGTGCTGGCCAAGATGGCCGAGTGCGCTTGGGGCTGCGGCGATCCGGGCGTGCAGTACGACACGACGATCAACAACTGGCACACCTGCCCGAACTCGGGCCGGATCAACGCCAGCAATCCGTGCTCGGAATACATGTTCCTGGACGACACGGCCTGCAATCTGGCGAGCATCAACCTGATGAAGTTCCGCCACGAAGACGGCACGTTCGACGTCGAGCGGTTCCAGGCCGCTTGCCGCATCTTCTTCATCGCCCAGGAAATCCTGGTCGATCACGCCAGCTATCCGACAAAGAGGATCGCCGGCAACAGCCACCGCTTCCGTCCGCTGGGGCTGGGCTACTCGAACCTGGGCAGCTTGATCATGTCGAGCGGCCTGGCCTACGACTCGGATTCAGCGTACGGACTGTGCGGCGCGATGACCGCGCTGTTGCACGGGGCGGCTAACCTGACCAGTTCGGAACTGGCCAGCGCCGTCGGGACGTTCGACGGCTTCGAGGAAAATCGCGAGCCGATGCTGCACGTCATGCAGATGCATCGCGACGCGGTCGACCAGATCAACGACGCCTGCCCCAGCTATCTGAAGGACGCGGCCCGCAACGTGTGGGACGAGGTTCTCGGTTCGGGCGCGCGTCATGGCTTCCGCAATGCCCAGGCCACGGTGCTCGCCCCGACCGGGACGATCAGCTTCCTGATGGATTGCGACACGACCGGCATCGAGCCGGACATCGCCCTGGTCAAGTACAAGCAGTTGGCCGGCGGCGGCATGCTGAAGATCGTCAACAACACGGTCCCGCTGGCGCTCAAGAACTTGGGCTACGACGAGCCGCAGGTTCAGTCGATCGTCGGCTACATCAACGAAAACGACACCGTCGAAGGCGCTCCGGACCTGCGGGACGAGCACCTGCCGGTGTTTGACTGTGCCTTCCAGCCGCGCAATGGCAAGCGGAGCATTGCCTGGCGGGCGCACGTCCACATGATGGCCGCGGCCCAACCGTTCCTGTCCGGCGCCATCAGCAAGACGGTCAACATGCCGCGGGACACCACGCCCGACGACATTGCCAGCGCTTACCTCGAAGGTTGGCGTTTGGGCCTGAAGGCGATCGCCGTTTACCGCGACGGTTCGAAGGAGAGCCAGCCGCTCAACACTTCGACCGAAGGGGATAAGGCGGCCGGCAAGCTCAAGGCCGCGCCGCGACGCGAACGATTGCCCGACACCCGCAAGTCGGTCACCCACAAGTTCAACGTGGCGGGCCACGAAGGGTACATCACGGTCGGTCTCTACGAGGATGGCCGCCCGGGCGAGATGTTCGTCACGATGGCCAAGGAGGGGAGCACGATCGGCGGCCTGATGGACTGCTTTGGCACCGCGGTGTCGATGAGCTTGCAGTATGGCGTGCCGCTCGAGGTGTACGTGGGCAAATTCTCGCACACCCGCTTCGAGCCGATGGGCCATACCAAGAACCCGGACATCCGAATCGCCAAGAGTATTGTCGATTACATCTTCCGCTGGATGGGCATCGAGTTCCTGCCCGGCTACCGCGAAGCCAACACGGGTGTCGTGGCCGAATCGCCGGCCGCCAAGGCGGCGCCCTCGACCGAGGAGGACTCGGAAACCCAGAGCAAGCCCGTCGCCAAGAAGGCCGGCGGGCTGACCAGTGGGCAAGGAGCCAACGGGCACGCGAGCGGCGCGAACGGTCATGGTTCGCACGCTAATGGCACTGGCACCAGTGGCGCTGCCTCGAAGGGACATGCCAAGGCCTCGGCCAAGGCGGCTCCGACGGCGTCGCTGCTCGAACGGGCCGGCGTTGCGCCGAAGTTCACGTTCACCCCGAACGCGAACACGGCCAACCGAACCGAGCAGTTTGCCAGCTTCCAGGTCGACGCGCCGGTGTGTGACGGTTGCGGCTCGATCACCGTGCGGGCCGGCAATTGCTACCTGTGCCACAACTGTGGCAACTCGATGGGATGCTCGTAGGAAACGATGAAGTGGAAACGATAAACGCTAAATGAGGATTCGCGGCGCCGCGGGATTGAATCAATCGGCGTCGTTGCAGTTCTGATTTCGGTCGTTCATCGTTTTGTGGTTACATTCTCTTGTTCCTCAAGTCGGGCGGGTCGCCACGTGGCCGAGGCGACCCGCCCTTTTTCTTTGCGCGTCTTCCTTCCCGCCGCTCGCTTGACGTTAACGTCGTAGCGTGAAGTTCTTCGTCGCGCCCCTCCCGTTTAGCCGCTACGCCAACGGCGTGCGCGCATTCCTATGGAATGGCGACTAAACGTGCTGACTGACAGTAGCCGTCCATGCGTACTGCCGATTGACGACTATTTTAGTAAATATTTACTCGTTTTCTCTGCGGCATTTTCGATCCTCCATGACTTGCGATCGCTCAACCGACGCATCGATAAACAACGTAATATAAACTTAAATAATGACTTAGGACGTATTAACAGCATTACACCGCCACAACTGATACCAAAATCTAACGATACATTATATAGTTGACGATAATGGTAAACATAATAAACTTGTCCCATTCCGAGTGTTCGCCCGTCGGGCGATTCGCCCTTCAACCGCAATTGGGAGTTGTTGCCATGATTTACCATCGTCTTTGGTCCTGGCTCGCCGTGGCTGCCGTCGCCCTGGGGGTAGGAACCCTGGCGGGCTGCAACTCGTCGTCGAGCGCCAACTCGCCTGCCGTCGCCGGCGGCGAAGCCAAGCCAGCCGTGGCCGCCAAGAAGGTCGAGCTGCTTAACGCCTCGTACGACCCCACGCGCGAATTGTGGCGCGACCTGAACGCGGCCTTCATCGCCAGCTATCAGAAGAGCGACAACGTCGCGGTCGACATCGCCCAATCGCACGGCGGCTCGGGCAGCCAGGCCCGAGCCGTGGCCGACGGCCTGGAAGCCGACGTGGTGACGCTGGCCCTTTGGTCCGACACCGACGCGATCCGCAAAACGGGCCTGATCAGCTCGGGCTGGGAAGAACGGCTGCCGAATCACTCGTCGCCGTATTACTCGACCATCGTCTTCGTCGTCCGCAAGGGGAACCCGAAGCAGATCAAGGATTGGACCGACCTGACCCGCGACGGCGTGCAAGTCATCACCCCCAGCCCCAAGACCTCGGGCAACGGCAAGCTCAGCTTCCTGGCCGCCTGGGGTTCGGTCACGTCGCGCGGCGGCAGCGAAGAAGACTCGCTGAAGCTGGTGCGTCAGCTTTATGAGCACACGCCGGTCCTCGACTCGGCAGCTCGCGGTGCCACGGTCACCTTTGCCCAGAAGAAAATCGGCGACGTCCATCTAACCTGGGAAAACGAAGCCTATCTGGAGATCAAGGAATCGAAAGGTGAACTCGAAATCGTCTATCCGCCGGTCAGCGTCCGCGCCGAGCCGTCGGTGGCCGTCGTCGACAAGAACGTCGACAAGAAGGGGACTCGCGCCGCCGCCGAGGCGTACCTGAAGTTCACCTACACCGACGAAGGCCAAGAGATCATCGCCAAGAACTTCTACCGGCCGATCAGCGAATCGGTCGCTTCGCGCCACGCGGCCGACTTCCCGACAATCAAGCTGTTCCCGATCAACTCGCTGGGGGGATCGTGGGACGAGATCAACAAGAAGTTCTTCGCCGAAGGGGCAGCCTTCGACCAGATTTACGCCAAGAAGTAACCGCCGCCCGGCGTAACACCACCGACCGACGCGACTCCACTGACCGCCAAGCGCCCCCTTAACTGCCACGCCCCAGTCACTGTCGCATTGGACTCACGATCATGGCTCATCACGTACTACCTGGATTCCGTCTTAGCCTGGGCGCGACGCTCGGCTACCTCGGCGTGCTGGTCGTGCTGCCGCTGTTGGCGTGCGTCTTTCGTGCGGCCACGCTGACGTCGTCGCAGTTTTGGGGGGCGGTGTGGACCGAGCGCGTGCGCGCCGCGTACGCCTTCACGTTCGGCGCGTCGCTGGCCTCGGCTTTGGCCAGCACGCTGTTTGGCGTGCTGGTGGCCTGGGTCTTGGTCCGCTACGACTTCTGGGGCAAAAGTCTGGTCGACTCGCTGATCGATTTGCCCTTCGCCCTGCCGACGGCCGTAGCGGGCCTGGTTTATTCGAGCCTGTATGTCGAGAACGGCTGGCTGGGCCGCTTCCTCGTGCCGCTGGGCGTCCACGGCGCCTACTCGCGGTTCGCCGTGGTGTTGGTGCTGACGTTTCTGGGCCTGCCGTTCGTGGTCCGGGCGTTGCAGCCGGTGCTCGAGACGCTCGATCCCGACGCCGAAGAGGCGGCCCACCTGTTGGGGGCCAATCGCTGGCACACTTTCTTCAAGGTGATCCTGCCCCACATCATGCCGGCCGCGGTCACCGGCTTTGCCCTGTCGTTCGCTCGCGCGCTGGGCGAGTACGGCTCGGTGGTGTTCGTCTCGGGGAACATGCCGTTCAAGACCGAGATCGCCTCGGTGCTGATCGTCGCCCGCTTGGAAGAGTTCGCCTACAGCGAAGCCACGGCCATCGCCGTGGTGCTACTGGCCGCGTCGTTCACGATGCTGGTGATCATCAACCTGCTGGAACGCTGGAGCCTTGGCCATGCAACCTAGCAAAAGCCTGGCGTACACCGGCGGGCGCGGCTCGGCCGCGCGTAACGACCCCTGGTGGGTGCGTTACGCGCTGATCGCGCTCGCGCTCGGCGTCGTCGGCGTGCTGATCGTCGTTCCGGTTGTTCACGTCTTTTACCAGGCACTCAGCGACGGCTGGCACACGTACGCCGACAATCTGTTCGGCAGCAGCCAGCAAGCTCGCGATACCCGGCACGCCATCCTGCTGACGCTGATCGTCGCTCCGGTGGCGGTGGTGGCCAACACGGTGTTTGGCGTGGCGGCGGCTTGGGCCATCGCCCGGTTTCGCTTCCCCGGCCGGACATTCCTGACGGCGCTCATCGACTTGCCCTTCTCGGTCTCGCCGGTCGTGGCGGGGCTGATGCTGTTGTTGATCTTTGGCCTGCAAGGTTACCTGGGCGCGTGGCTGCGCGAGCATGACATCAAGGTCGTCTTCGCGCTGCCGGGCCTGATCTTGGCCACTATGTTCGTCACCTTGCCGTTCGTGGCGCGCGAGTTGATCCCGGTGATGGAAGCGATCGGCGATGAGGAAGAAGTGGCCGCGGTCAGCCTGGGGGCCAACGCCTGGCAACTGTTCCGCATGGTTACGTTGCCCAACATTCGCTGGGGGCTGCTGTACGGGCTGATTCTGTGCAACGCCCGGGCGATGGGTGAGTTTGGCGCGGTGTACGTCGTCTCGGGACACATCGCCGGCCGAACCGACACCATGCCCCTGCGGGTCGAGAAGCTGTTCCAGGAATACAACAATCCCGGCTCGTTCGCCGTGGCGTCGGTGCTGACGCTGCTGGCGTTGGTCACGCTGGTGATCAAGTTGGGACTCGAACGTCAGACACGTCGCGAACTGGCCGAGTCGGCCAGCCTGAAAGGAATCGAGAGCGAAGCATGAGTATCCGCGTCACACAACTCACCAAGCGCTTCAGCAAATTCACGGCCTTGGACAACGTGAGCCTGGAAATCCCGCACGGGTCGCTGACCGCGCTGCTGGGACCGTCGGGCTCGGGTAAGACGACCTTGCTGCGGATCATCGCCGGGCTCGAGACGGCCGACGCGGGGACCGTGCTCTATCAAGACCAAGACGTCACCCGTCGGTCGGCGCGCGACCGGAACGTGGGGTTCGTGTTCCAGCACTACGCCCTGTTCCGGCACATGACGGTGTTCGAGAACATCGCCTTCGGCCTGCGCGTGCGCAAGATCGCCAAAGCCGAAATCCGTCGCCGCGTCGAGACTTTGTTGCACCTGATCCGCCTAGCAGGTTTCGAGCAGCGCGTCCCGTCACAGCTTTCCGGCGGCCAGCGCCAGCGCGTGGCGCTGGCCCGGGCCTTGGCCATCCAGCCATCGGTGCTGCTGTTGGACGAGCCGTTCGGCGCGCTCGACGCCAAGGTGCGGCAAGAACTGCGCCAGTGGCTCCGCCGGCTGCACGACGAAATCGGCATGACCACGGTCTTTGTCACCCACGACCAGGAAGAGGCGTTCGAGGTCGCCGACCGCGTGGTGGTGATGAACCACGGCACGATCGAGCAAGTCGGCACGCCGCAGCAAGTGTTCGAGCAGCCGGCCAATCCGTTCGTGATGGACTTCCTGGGGAACGTGAATGTCTTCAGCGGCCGCGTCCAGAACGGCAAGGCGTCGTGGGGCGGAATGGAAGTCGAGTATCCCGACTACCCGCACGGCGAATCGCGCGACGCGAAAGTTTATGTTCGTCCGCACGAGCTCGACATCGAGCGCTATGCCGTGAGCGAACAGGCGATCCGGATCACCGTCGAGCGCGTGAATCCGACCGGTTCGGTGGCGAAGATCTACGGCACCTCGCTCGACTTCGGCTCGGCGATCCATGTCGAGCTCACGCCGGATCGTTACGCCGAGCTGAACCTGCAAGAAGGGGAAACCGTGTTCGTCGCCCCGCGACGCGTGCGGGTTTTCTTGCCGGAGTACAGCATCTAGCGCTGCCGGCATTCGGCGTTTCAATGCTTGACGGAACACACCTCGTCACGATTCTCGACGCCGCTTTAAAGCGATGCGGCGGAAAAACTTACGTATGCAAATTCGGATTGGATCGATTTTAACTTTTCGCGCATTTGCAGCGATTTTTCCACCGCTTCTGATGCGGAAAATGTCGATTCCATCGATGGATCATCCCCGACACCACGACACAGCAGGGGGACTCTTTCCGACGGTCCGGCAATCACTTTCAATAACTGGAGGAAACGGCAATGGAAGGCCAGTGCCCTCGCGGCGATAGGATCGCTGTGAGACGAAGCCTGAGTACTTTCCACCGACGGCTACGAAGCCGAGGTCTTCTGTTCATATTTCTTTTCGCGGCGTTTTCGCCGGCCGCTACGAGCCAAGCCCAAACGCAGGCTCTCATTCCGATTGATCCGTTCGCTCAGAACTCCGCGTCGACGTCGCCGTCCACCGCACCGGTTCCCGATCTTTCGCCCACGGTTCCGCCTCCCACCGCCGCCGCGCCGGCTTTCTTCGCATCGCCATACGATGCGCCGGCGCCGCAGTCTCCGAGCGTCGATCAGCCGATCGATCTGGCCTCTCACCTGCAACCGAGTGCCGCACCACCGCCGGGCAGCATCGAAGACTACGTCAAGAAGATGGAGACCCGGCTGGCCGACGTCGAAGGCAAGCTGAAGAAGCGCGACGACGCGGACAAGAAGGAAGCTGAAAAGAAAGCGGCTTCCGAATTCCCTTCCGCGAAAATCACCGGCTTCACGCAACTCGACGGCTCTTGGTTCAACCAAGACGCGAACAGCATCGCCACGGTCGGCAATGCCCAAGACGGCGTCGGCTTCCGTCGCGCTCGGTTCGCGTTCGTCGGCAAGGTCGCCGAGTTTACGAACTACATGTTCGAGTTCGATTTCGCCACGGCCGGCCATCCCAGCTTCTTCGATGTCTGGGTTGAGCAGATGAATTTGCCTGTCCTCGGCACGATTCGCGGCGGCCAGTATTGCCAGCCGTTCAGCGTCGATGCCCTCACCGGGTTCCGCAACCTGACGTTTCTCGAACGATCGCTGCCGTTCTTGGCGTTCGTACCGTTCCGTCGCGTCGGCGTGATGAGTTACAACTCTAACGAAGAACAGACCCGCACCTGGGCCGCCAGTGTGTTTAAGACGGGCGGCTTCAACAACGCCCCGCTCGGCGACGATCGCTTTGCCACCGACATCGGCGACATGGGTGGCTATTCATTCTCCACCCGTGCCACGCAACTTCTCTATTACGACGAGCACGCGGGCGATCGTTACGTCTGGCACGTCGGCGGCTCATTCGACTACAGTCGGCTCACGGCCAACACGGCCGCGGGAAGCACCACCAGCATCCCGTTCTATCAGGCCCGCACGACACCGGAGTTCGGACCGATCGGCAACACGGAAGTTTCACAGCCGTTCGGGTCGGCATTCGCCTCGACGCCGATCTTCGTCGACACCGGCCGGTACCGTGCCGACAGCTTCAACATCTACGGCTTGGAAACCGTGTATCAAGCCGGCGCCTTCGGGTTCACCAGCGAGGTCATGGCCACGGTCGTCGATAGCGAAGTCGGACCGATCGGCTATGCGGGCGCCTACACCCAAGCCGCATATCGCCTCACCGGAGAGCATCGCATCTACGACAAGAAGACCGGCACGCTCG includes the following:
- a CDS encoding vitamin B12-dependent ribonucleotide reductase — its product is MSNLGSTTAKGNAAVAENTRRKPARRFNKGLLIDPIFCSPDVEDVYGTVEWEVRSAAIKGESGEVLFEQNNCEVPTTWSQLATNVVCSKYFYGEVNTPEREYSVKQLIHRVARTIADWGIADGYFHGRADGETFYRELSWLCLHQHGAFNSPVWFNVGLYHQYGIKGAQCNWHWDNETATVTQPENPYEYPQGSACFIQAVRDDMEDIMELARSEAMLFKFGSGTGTDLSTLRSHREKLSGGGKPSGPLSFMRVYDQIAAVVKSGGKTRRAAKMQSLKVWHPDIMDFIECKSKEERKARILIQNGYDSNFNGEAYSSIMYQNANLSVRVTDEFMQAVVEDKPWTTRWVTDANREGPTFPARDVLAKMAECAWGCGDPGVQYDTTINNWHTCPNSGRINASNPCSEYMFLDDTACNLASINLMKFRHEDGTFDVERFQAACRIFFIAQEILVDHASYPTKRIAGNSHRFRPLGLGYSNLGSLIMSSGLAYDSDSAYGLCGAMTALLHGAANLTSSELASAVGTFDGFEENREPMLHVMQMHRDAVDQINDACPSYLKDAARNVWDEVLGSGARHGFRNAQATVLAPTGTISFLMDCDTTGIEPDIALVKYKQLAGGGMLKIVNNTVPLALKNLGYDEPQVQSIVGYINENDTVEGAPDLRDEHLPVFDCAFQPRNGKRSIAWRAHVHMMAAAQPFLSGAISKTVNMPRDTTPDDIASAYLEGWRLGLKAIAVYRDGSKESQPLNTSTEGDKAAGKLKAAPRRERLPDTRKSVTHKFNVAGHEGYITVGLYEDGRPGEMFVTMAKEGSTIGGLMDCFGTAVSMSLQYGVPLEVYVGKFSHTRFEPMGHTKNPDIRIAKSIVDYIFRWMGIEFLPGYREANTGVVAESPAAKAAPSTEEDSETQSKPVAKKAGGLTSGQGANGHASGANGHGSHANGTGTSGAASKGHAKASAKAAPTASLLERAGVAPKFTFTPNANTANRTEQFASFQVDAPVCDGCGSITVRAGNCYLCHNCGNSMGCS
- a CDS encoding sulfate ABC transporter substrate-binding protein, producing MIYHRLWSWLAVAAVALGVGTLAGCNSSSSANSPAVAGGEAKPAVAAKKVELLNASYDPTRELWRDLNAAFIASYQKSDNVAVDIAQSHGGSGSQARAVADGLEADVVTLALWSDTDAIRKTGLISSGWEERLPNHSSPYYSTIVFVVRKGNPKQIKDWTDLTRDGVQVITPSPKTSGNGKLSFLAAWGSVTSRGGSEEDSLKLVRQLYEHTPVLDSAARGATVTFAQKKIGDVHLTWENEAYLEIKESKGELEIVYPPVSVRAEPSVAVVDKNVDKKGTRAAAEAYLKFTYTDEGQEIIAKNFYRPISESVASRHAADFPTIKLFPINSLGGSWDEINKKFFAEGAAFDQIYAKK
- the cysT gene encoding sulfate ABC transporter permease subunit CysT; this translates as MAHHVLPGFRLSLGATLGYLGVLVVLPLLACVFRAATLTSSQFWGAVWTERVRAAYAFTFGASLASALASTLFGVLVAWVLVRYDFWGKSLVDSLIDLPFALPTAVAGLVYSSLYVENGWLGRFLVPLGVHGAYSRFAVVLVLTFLGLPFVVRALQPVLETLDPDAEEAAHLLGANRWHTFFKVILPHIMPAAVTGFALSFARALGEYGSVVFVSGNMPFKTEIASVLIVARLEEFAYSEATAIAVVLLAASFTMLVIINLLERWSLGHAT
- the cysW gene encoding sulfate ABC transporter permease subunit CysW translates to MQPSKSLAYTGGRGSAARNDPWWVRYALIALALGVVGVLIVVPVVHVFYQALSDGWHTYADNLFGSSQQARDTRHAILLTLIVAPVAVVANTVFGVAAAWAIARFRFPGRTFLTALIDLPFSVSPVVAGLMLLLIFGLQGYLGAWLREHDIKVVFALPGLILATMFVTLPFVARELIPVMEAIGDEEEVAAVSLGANAWQLFRMVTLPNIRWGLLYGLILCNARAMGEFGAVYVVSGHIAGRTDTMPLRVEKLFQEYNNPGSFAVASVLTLLALVTLVIKLGLERQTRRELAESASLKGIESEA
- a CDS encoding sulfate/molybdate ABC transporter ATP-binding protein, whose translation is MSIRVTQLTKRFSKFTALDNVSLEIPHGSLTALLGPSGSGKTTLLRIIAGLETADAGTVLYQDQDVTRRSARDRNVGFVFQHYALFRHMTVFENIAFGLRVRKIAKAEIRRRVETLLHLIRLAGFEQRVPSQLSGGQRQRVALARALAIQPSVLLLDEPFGALDAKVRQELRQWLRRLHDEIGMTTVFVTHDQEEAFEVADRVVVMNHGTIEQVGTPQQVFEQPANPFVMDFLGNVNVFSGRVQNGKASWGGMEVEYPDYPHGESRDAKVYVRPHELDIERYAVSEQAIRITVERVNPTGSVAKIYGTSLDFGSAIHVELTPDRYAELNLQEGETVFVAPRRVRVFLPEYSI